The Prevotella melaninogenica genome has a segment encoding these proteins:
- a CDS encoding HNH endonuclease — MKRMGLNTCVYCNASYAVATDDRKATFQVDHWLPKSEYPFLCISFFNLYPACMHCNQIKSDSRTYKFCLYTEEPNELDPFKFSIDDKSIIKYMLFNNADLLKVNLKSDKFTKEAEEHFNFFILVVYILNSLMK, encoded by the coding sequence ATGAAAAGAATGGGTCTTAATACTTGTGTTTATTGTAATGCTTCCTATGCTGTTGCTACTGATGATAGAAAAGCTACTTTTCAGGTAGATCACTGGCTGCCAAAGTCAGAGTATCCATTTCTATGTATATCTTTTTTCAATCTATATCCTGCTTGTATGCATTGTAATCAGATAAAGAGTGATTCGCGCACTTATAAATTTTGTTTATATACAGAAGAACCTAATGAACTTGACCCTTTTAAGTTTTCTATAGATGATAAAAGTATTATCAAGTATATGTTGTTTAATAATGCTGATTTGTTAAAGGTTAATTTGAAATCTGATAAATTTACTAAAGAGGCAGAAGAGCATTTTAACTTTTTCATCTTGGTGGTTTATATTCTCAATTCTCTGATGAAATAG
- a CDS encoding AAA family ATPase, whose translation MKSGFYEFLDDGSIDGFYGTNIEISVIVGKNGSGKSSLLEIIFRMMNNLSAYIAHGVNIDSSINIVFVGGIYADLYYSIDDNNYILKSRNKSLALVCGENKWIFGNRLNEFSSYTDGNRMSPDQKKEMCKNLFFTLISNYSIQSYIEADYADEVTYNIIEKGSLSNKKSGQVWLHSVFHKNDGYLTAININPFRDKGVIDMFREEKLERQRMQALLLHFYKKSKDFIKGYKLSRIEYKFNWESLYDKFKKNKVEVLTEEQKKEEWSRIVIEFKNALTSTQPTIAKRILSKLLGRNFNDDTIANPILLYACLYIVNKALSIANTYPSYSGYSGVIESDAIDLYKEVDSEHIFYDLAGELLFDHSHITNKICQAINFIKKNKKGFRCDEFTSFTEADYKSIRIKNRINGSSALENEIRRLPPSFFEYKIYLRKECSEEEFSIENMSAGERQLYYIISTLVYHVLNIKSVKEDRVCYNNIAIVLDEVELGFHPEYQRMFICFLIETFERLELSKYLGIHFLITTHSPFMLSDLRKSNILYIEDGKKIDKEDMLNPFGANMNDILVQSFFLRNGFVGEFACKKILSLLNWLEGNTNEGWNMVKAEEVVKSVGEPIVQSHLQNMVERKKNS comes from the coding sequence TTGAAGTCAGGTTTCTATGAATTCCTTGATGACGGTTCTATCGATGGTTTTTATGGTACGAATATAGAAATTAGTGTAATTGTTGGTAAGAATGGTAGTGGGAAGTCTTCTTTGCTGGAAATCATTTTCAGAATGATGAATAATTTAAGTGCCTATATTGCTCATGGAGTTAACATAGATAGTTCAATAAATATAGTTTTTGTAGGGGGCATATATGCTGACTTATATTATAGTATTGATGACAATAACTATATACTTAAAAGCAGGAATAAGAGTCTTGCGCTTGTCTGCGGTGAAAACAAATGGATATTTGGTAATCGACTTAACGAATTTTCTAGTTATACAGATGGGAATAGGATGTCTCCTGATCAAAAGAAAGAAATGTGTAAGAATTTATTTTTTACATTAATATCAAATTATTCGATACAGTCGTATATCGAAGCTGATTATGCGGATGAAGTGACTTATAATATTATTGAAAAGGGAAGTTTGTCAAATAAAAAATCTGGGCAAGTATGGTTACATTCCGTTTTCCATAAAAATGATGGGTATCTAACTGCAATCAATATTAACCCTTTTAGAGATAAGGGTGTAATAGATATGTTTAGAGAAGAGAAGTTAGAAAGACAAAGAATGCAAGCCCTTCTTCTTCATTTTTATAAAAAAAGCAAGGATTTTATTAAAGGTTACAAACTGTCACGAATAGAATACAAGTTTAATTGGGAGAGTTTATATGATAAATTTAAGAAAAACAAGGTGGAAGTCTTAACAGAAGAGCAGAAGAAAGAAGAGTGGAGCCGTATAGTTATAGAATTTAAAAATGCTTTAACTTCAACTCAACCTACAATTGCTAAGCGAATATTGAGTAAACTTTTAGGTCGTAATTTTAATGATGATACAATTGCAAATCCTATATTATTATATGCTTGTCTTTATATAGTAAATAAAGCCTTAAGTATTGCTAATACATACCCTTCTTATTCTGGGTACTCTGGCGTAATAGAATCAGATGCTATAGATTTGTATAAAGAAGTGGATTCTGAACATATTTTTTATGATCTTGCGGGAGAGTTACTGTTTGACCATTCTCACATAACTAATAAGATTTGTCAGGCAATAAATTTTATAAAAAAAAATAAAAAGGGATTTCGATGTGATGAGTTTACCAGTTTTACTGAGGCTGATTATAAGAGTATCAGGATTAAAAATAGAATTAATGGGTCTTCAGCACTTGAGAATGAAATAAGGCGTCTCCCCCCATCTTTTTTTGAATATAAAATTTATTTAAGAAAAGAATGTTCCGAAGAAGAGTTTTCAATTGAAAATATGAGTGCTGGTGAACGGCAGCTTTATTATATTATTAGTACGCTCGTTTATCATGTATTAAATATTAAATCTGTGAAAGAAGACCGAGTGTGTTATAATAATATTGCCATTGTTTTGGATGAAGTTGAGTTAGGCTTCCATCCAGAATATCAGAGAATGTTTATATGCTTTCTCATAGAAACATTTGAAAGGCTGGAACTCTCTAAATATTTAGGGATTCATTTTTTAATAACAACGCATTCCCCTTTTATGCTAAGTGACTTGAGAAAGAGCAATATTCTCTATATAGAAGATGGCAAGAAAATTGATAAGGAAGATATGTTAAATCCTTTTGGGGCTAATATGAATGATATTTTAGTACAAAGTTTTTTCCTAAGAAATGGTTTTGTTGGAGAATTTGCGTGTAAGAAGATATTATCTTTGCTTAATTGGTTAGAGGGGAATACTAATGAGGGATGGAATATGGTTAAAGCTGAAGAGGTAGTTAAATCAGTTGGTGAACCAATTGTGCAAAGTCACTTACAAAATATGGTCGAACGTAAAAAGAACAGCTGA
- the nqrF gene encoding NADH:ubiquinone reductase (Na(+)-transporting) subunit F encodes MGQFITISIVVFLITILVLVILLLVSKKYLSPSGKVKITINGDKEMTVDQGSSVLSMLNENGVFLPSACGGKGSCGQCKLQVVEGGGEILDSERPHFSRKDVKDHWRLGCQCKVKGDMSLKVPESVMGVKEWECTVISNKNVSSFIKEFKVALPPGEHMDFVPGSYAQISIPAYDCIDYDKDFDKNDIGEEYLGPWKQFNLLSLKGRNPEPTVRAYSMANYPAEGDIITLTVRIATPPFLPRPQVGFQNVPTGIGSTYIFSLKEGDKVMMSGPYGDFHPNFTSGKEMIWIGGGAGMAPLRAQIMHMTKTLHTRDREMHFFYGARSLSEAFFLEDFWELEKEYPNFHFHLSLDRQDPKADEAGVKYYTGFAVNCIRDEYLKDHEAPEDCEYYLCGPPMLIKTVTDYLDSIGVDQDAIMYDNFG; translated from the coding sequence ATGGGACAATTCATAACAATAAGTATTGTGGTATTCCTTATCACCATCCTTGTGTTGGTGATTCTCCTGCTTGTGTCTAAGAAGTATCTCAGTCCAAGCGGAAAGGTAAAGATAACAATTAACGGTGATAAGGAGATGACCGTTGATCAGGGTAGCTCAGTTCTGTCTATGCTGAATGAGAACGGTGTGTTCCTCCCTTCTGCTTGTGGTGGTAAGGGTAGCTGTGGCCAGTGTAAGTTGCAGGTAGTAGAAGGTGGTGGTGAGATTCTCGATTCAGAGCGTCCTCACTTTAGCCGTAAGGATGTTAAAGATCATTGGCGTCTCGGATGTCAGTGTAAGGTGAAGGGTGATATGTCGCTCAAGGTTCCAGAGTCTGTCATGGGCGTTAAGGAGTGGGAGTGTACTGTTATCTCTAACAAGAACGTGTCAAGCTTTATCAAAGAGTTCAAGGTTGCCTTGCCTCCAGGCGAGCATATGGACTTCGTTCCTGGTTCTTACGCACAGATTTCTATTCCAGCTTACGACTGCATCGACTATGATAAGGACTTCGATAAGAACGATATCGGTGAGGAATACCTCGGTCCTTGGAAGCAGTTTAACCTCCTTTCTTTGAAGGGAAGGAATCCTGAGCCAACTGTTCGTGCTTACTCTATGGCGAACTATCCAGCTGAGGGTGATATCATCACACTGACTGTTCGTATTGCAACACCTCCATTCCTGCCACGTCCGCAGGTTGGTTTCCAGAACGTACCAACTGGTATTGGTTCTACTTATATCTTCTCTCTTAAGGAGGGTGATAAGGTAATGATGAGTGGTCCTTACGGCGACTTCCATCCTAACTTCACTTCTGGTAAGGAGATGATTTGGATTGGTGGTGGTGCTGGTATGGCTCCTTTGCGTGCACAGATTATGCATATGACGAAGACTCTCCACACTCGTGATCGTGAGATGCACTTCTTCTATGGTGCGCGTTCACTCAGTGAGGCATTCTTCCTTGAGGACTTCTGGGAGCTTGAGAAGGAATATCCTAACTTCCATTTCCACCTCTCTCTCGACCGTCAAGACCCTAAGGCTGATGAGGCTGGCGTGAAGTATTACACAGGTTTTGCTGTAAACTGCATCCGTGATGAGTATCTAAAGGATCACGAGGCACCAGAGGATTGTGAGTACTACCTCTGTGGACCTCCAATGCTTATCAAGACTGTTACTGATTATCTTGATAGCATCGGTGTTGATCAGGATGCAATCATGTATGATAACTTTGGATAA
- the nqrE gene encoding NADH:ubiquinone reductase (Na(+)-transporting) subunit E, whose product MEHLISLFFRSIFVDNMIFAFFLGMCSYLAVSKSVKTSLGLGVAVTFVLLVTTPINYLLLTKVLGPDCLAEGVDLTYLSFILFIAVIAGIVQIVEMAVEKFSPSLYGALGIFLPLIAVNCAIMGASLFMQQRIGLDPASTQYIGTVWDALVYGTGSGLGWTLAIVAMGAIREKMEYSDVPKPLQGLGITFITVGLMAMAMMCFSGLKI is encoded by the coding sequence ATGGAACATCTTATTAGTTTATTCTTCCGGTCCATCTTTGTGGACAATATGATATTTGCGTTCTTCCTCGGTATGTGTTCATACCTTGCGGTATCTAAGAGCGTAAAGACTTCATTGGGTCTTGGTGTAGCCGTAACATTCGTGTTGCTCGTTACCACACCAATCAACTATCTTTTGCTGACTAAGGTTCTTGGACCAGACTGTCTTGCAGAGGGTGTTGACCTTACTTATCTTAGTTTCATTCTCTTTATCGCTGTCATTGCTGGTATCGTACAGATTGTGGAGATGGCTGTTGAGAAGTTCTCACCTTCACTTTATGGTGCGTTGGGTATCTTCCTTCCGCTGATTGCCGTTAACTGTGCTATTATGGGTGCTTCACTCTTTATGCAGCAGCGTATCGGTCTTGACCCAGCAAGCACACAGTATATCGGTACTGTATGGGACGCACTTGTCTATGGTACAGGTTCTGGTCTTGGCTGGACATTGGCTATCGTGGCAATGGGTGCTATTCGTGAGAAGATGGAATATTCTGATGTACCAAAGCCTTTGCAGGGTCTTGGCATCACATTTATTACAGTAGGACTGATGGCAATGGCAATGATGTGCTTCTCAGGTCTTAAAATCTAA
- a CDS encoding NADH:ubiquinone reductase (Na(+)-transporting) subunit D encodes MDLFSKQNREVFSNPLNLDNPIMVQVLGICSALAVTSQLKPAIVMGLAVTIITAFSNVIISLIRNTIPNRIRIIVQLVVVAALVTVVSQILKAVAYDVSVELSVYVGLIITNCILMGRLEAFAMTNKPWPSFLDGVGNGLGYAMILVVVGAVREFFGRGSLLGFKILPQSLYDAGYMDNGMMSMPAMALILLGCVIWVHRAYFYKEDKK; translated from the coding sequence ATGGATTTATTCTCAAAACAAAATAGAGAGGTGTTCAGCAATCCGCTGAATCTGGACAACCCAATTATGGTCCAGGTGCTCGGTATCTGTTCTGCCCTTGCCGTAACTTCACAGCTGAAGCCGGCGATTGTTATGGGACTTGCCGTTACCATTATTACGGCATTCTCTAATGTTATTATTTCACTTATCCGTAACACAATCCCTAACCGTATTCGTATTATCGTACAGTTGGTGGTTGTTGCTGCTTTGGTAACAGTTGTTAGTCAGATTCTTAAGGCTGTAGCTTACGATGTGAGTGTAGAGCTTTCTGTCTACGTAGGACTTATCATTACCAACTGTATCCTTATGGGACGTCTTGAGGCTTTTGCTATGACAAACAAGCCTTGGCCAAGTTTCCTTGATGGTGTCGGCAATGGTTTGGGTTACGCTATGATACTTGTTGTTGTAGGTGCTGTTCGTGAGTTCTTTGGTCGTGGCTCATTGCTCGGTTTCAAGATTCTCCCACAAAGCCTCTATGATGCAGGTTATATGGACAACGGAATGATGTCAATGCCAGCGATGGCACTCATCCTTCTCGGTTGTGTTATTTGGGTTCATCGTGCATATTTCTATAAAGAAGACAAGAAGTAA
- the nqrC gene encoding NADH:ubiquinone reductase (Na(+)-transporting) subunit C yields MKTNSNSYTIIYSVILVLIVAFLLAFVFQALKPMQDANVQLDQQKQILFALNQNRDMTNEEAVKLWKQIIVADDIINADGKVVEAGKQGGVDAGFKLNSKDAKEGKLALFRCKVNGEDKYVIPVYGNGLWGPINGFIAINGDKRTVFGAYFNHESETAGLGAEIKDNKAWQDLFKGKHLFSGNDTQKIALAVEKKIEDPSTQVDAVTGATLTSNGVTEMFHADKGGLQPYVKFLNSK; encoded by the coding sequence ATGAAAACAAATAGTAATTCTTATACAATTATCTATTCTGTCATCCTCGTGTTGATTGTAGCCTTTTTGCTTGCATTCGTATTCCAAGCATTGAAGCCAATGCAGGATGCTAATGTACAGCTTGATCAGCAGAAGCAGATTCTCTTTGCACTCAATCAGAATCGTGATATGACTAATGAGGAGGCTGTTAAGCTTTGGAAGCAGATCATCGTGGCAGATGACATCATCAATGCAGATGGTAAGGTCGTTGAGGCTGGAAAGCAGGGTGGCGTTGATGCTGGCTTTAAGTTGAATAGTAAGGATGCCAAGGAAGGCAAGCTCGCTTTGTTCCGTTGCAAGGTGAACGGCGAGGATAAGTATGTTATCCCTGTTTATGGTAACGGTCTTTGGGGACCTATCAATGGTTTCATCGCTATCAATGGTGATAAGAGAACCGTCTTTGGTGCTTACTTCAACCACGAGAGCGAGACAGCTGGTCTTGGTGCTGAAATCAAAGACAATAAGGCATGGCAGGATTTGTTCAAGGGTAAGCACCTCTTTAGCGGAAACGATACTCAGAAGATAGCACTTGCTGTTGAAAAGAAGATCGAAGACCCATCTACACAGGTAGATGCCGTAACGGGTGCAACACTTACCAGTAATGGTGTAACAGAGATGTTCCATGCAGACAAGGGTGGACTTCAGCCTTACGTTAAATTCCTGAACAGCAAATAA
- a CDS encoding NADH:ubiquinone reductase (Na(+)-transporting) subunit B translates to MSLRNYLDKIRPNFEEGGKLHAFKSVYDGFETFLYVPNETSKSGTSIHDAIDSKRIMSLVVLSLVPAMLFGMYNIGYQNALAAGKLADATCWGMFFYGMLALLPKILVSYIVGLGIEFAWAQWKGEEIQEGYLVSGILIPLIIPVTTPLWILVLAVAFAVIFTKEIFGGTGMNIFNVALAARAFLFFSYPSKMTGDSIWVAKDSILGFGYTLPDGFTMATPLGEIAQGTSVNASVCDMVLGLIPGSVGETSVIAIAIGAVILLWTNIASWKTMLSVFLGGTVMGLIFHSTGATPIQWYEHLVLGGFCFGAVFMATDPVTSARTETGKWVYGFFIGAMAIIIRVLNPGYPEGIMLAILFGNMFAPLIDYCVVQSNISKRAKRAK, encoded by the coding sequence ATGAGTTTAAGAAATTATCTCGATAAGATACGCCCAAACTTTGAGGAGGGCGGAAAGCTTCACGCTTTCAAGAGTGTCTACGATGGTTTCGAGACGTTCCTTTATGTTCCTAACGAGACATCAAAGAGCGGAACTTCTATCCATGACGCTATTGACTCGAAGCGAATTATGAGTTTGGTGGTACTTTCATTGGTACCAGCTATGCTCTTCGGTATGTATAATATCGGCTATCAGAACGCTTTAGCAGCTGGTAAGTTGGCTGATGCTACCTGCTGGGGAATGTTCTTTTATGGTATGCTTGCCCTGTTGCCAAAGATTCTTGTGTCTTACATTGTCGGCTTAGGTATTGAGTTTGCTTGGGCACAGTGGAAAGGTGAGGAGATTCAAGAAGGTTATCTTGTGTCAGGTATTCTGATTCCATTGATTATTCCTGTAACCACACCACTTTGGATTCTTGTGCTTGCTGTAGCCTTTGCTGTCATATTCACGAAGGAAATCTTCGGTGGAACAGGTATGAATATCTTCAACGTTGCCTTGGCTGCACGTGCCTTCCTCTTCTTCTCTTATCCAAGTAAGATGACAGGTGATAGCATCTGGGTAGCAAAGGATTCTATCTTAGGTTTCGGCTATACCTTGCCTGACGGTTTCACTATGGCAACACCATTGGGTGAGATAGCTCAGGGAACAAGTGTGAACGCATCTGTATGTGATATGGTATTAGGTCTTATCCCTGGTTCTGTGGGTGAGACATCTGTCATCGCTATCGCTATCGGTGCTGTAATCCTTCTTTGGACAAACATCGCCAGCTGGAAGACAATGTTGAGCGTATTCCTTGGTGGTACCGTGATGGGACTTATCTTCCATTCAACTGGTGCAACACCAATTCAGTGGTATGAGCACCTCGTCTTAGGTGGTTTCTGCTTCGGTGCAGTATTCATGGCAACCGACCCAGTAACCTCAGCACGTACAGAGACAGGTAAGTGGGTATATGGTTTCTTCATCGGTGCGATGGCTATCATCATCCGTGTGTTGAACCCAGGTTATCCAGAGGGTATAATGCTTGCCATCCTCTTTGGTAATATGTTCGCCCCACTCATCGACTACTGTGTAGTTCAGTCAAACATCAGCAAGCGCGCAAAGCGTGCTAAATAA
- a CDS encoding Na(+)-translocating NADH-quinone reductase subunit A, with translation MANVIKLRKGLDINLTGRAQEQMLPVKSSTEYALVPDDFPGLTPKVTVREGDHVRAGDPLFVDKGCTEVSFASPVSGTVTAVERGERRKVLRVKIAADAQQEYADFGVKDVAGLSADDVKASLLQAGLFGYINQLPYAIATRPDTEPKAIFVSALRDKPLQGDFEFELNGQEKDFQTGLIALAKIAKVYLGIGAKQSASALTGAKDVEVTVFDGPCPAGNVGVQVNHIDPVNKGEVVWTVDPTAVIFFGRLFNTGKVNLTRRVAIAGSMVKQTGYVDTLVGTPLKQILADNIADGCNVRILNGNPLTGVIANEESVLGAHTSEVTLIPEGDDVHEIFGWMLPRFKDFSTSRSYFTWLQGKKAYNLDARLKGGERHMIMSGEYDRVLPMDIYSEYLIKSIISGNIDSQEQLGIYEVSPEDFALAEFVDSSKLPLQKIVREGLDILRKENA, from the coding sequence ATGGCAAATGTAATTAAGTTACGAAAGGGCTTAGACATTAACCTTACAGGACGCGCGCAGGAACAGATGTTGCCTGTGAAATCATCTACGGAATATGCATTGGTTCCAGATGACTTCCCAGGATTGACACCTAAGGTAACCGTTCGTGAAGGTGATCATGTCCGAGCTGGTGACCCATTGTTTGTTGACAAAGGGTGCACTGAAGTTAGCTTCGCTTCTCCTGTGAGCGGTACCGTCACAGCTGTTGAGCGCGGAGAAAGACGTAAGGTGTTGCGTGTGAAGATTGCTGCTGATGCGCAGCAGGAATATGCTGACTTCGGCGTGAAGGACGTGGCGGGCTTATCCGCTGATGATGTCAAGGCTTCATTGCTGCAGGCGGGATTGTTTGGTTATATCAATCAGCTGCCTTATGCTATTGCTACACGTCCAGACACAGAACCAAAGGCAATTTTCGTGTCTGCACTTCGTGATAAACCTTTGCAGGGTGACTTCGAGTTTGAGTTGAATGGTCAGGAGAAAGACTTCCAGACTGGTTTGATAGCTCTCGCCAAGATTGCAAAGGTTTATTTGGGTATTGGTGCTAAGCAGTCGGCTTCAGCGTTGACTGGTGCAAAGGATGTAGAAGTAACTGTTTTCGATGGTCCTTGCCCAGCAGGTAATGTTGGTGTACAGGTAAATCATATCGATCCAGTTAATAAGGGCGAAGTGGTATGGACTGTTGACCCTACAGCTGTTATCTTCTTTGGTCGCTTGTTCAATACAGGTAAGGTAAACCTCACTCGTCGTGTAGCCATTGCAGGTAGTATGGTAAAGCAGACAGGTTATGTTGATACCCTCGTTGGTACTCCATTGAAGCAGATTCTTGCAGACAACATCGCTGACGGTTGTAACGTTCGCATCCTTAATGGTAATCCTCTCACTGGTGTCATCGCTAATGAAGAGTCTGTGCTTGGTGCACATACTTCAGAGGTAACATTGATTCCAGAGGGTGATGATGTACATGAAATCTTCGGTTGGATGCTCCCTCGTTTCAAAGACTTCTCTACTTCTCGCAGCTACTTCACTTGGTTGCAGGGCAAGAAGGCGTACAATCTCGATGCACGTCTCAAGGGTGGAGAGCGTCACATGATTATGAGTGGCGAGTACGACAGAGTGTTACCAATGGATATCTACAGTGAGTACCTCATCAAGTCAATTATCTCAGGCAATATTGATAGCCAAGAGCAGTTGGGCATCTATGAGGTAAGTCCAGAAGACTTTGCACTCGCTGAGTTCGTTGATAGTTCTAAGTTACCTTTGCAGAAGATAGTTCGTGAGGGCTTGGATATTCTTAGAAAAGAGAATGCGTAG